A portion of the Deinococcus peraridilitoris DSM 19664 genome contains these proteins:
- a CDS encoding nucleotidyltransferase family protein, with amino-acid sequence MQAWNAVVLGGGDARDPFPAAHGAGVKALIELAGKPMGQHVLEALHDSRRVARVVYVGPLNADMRALVDEVVPDSGSLLGNLEAGVRTLVASSTESARVLVVTADVPLMTGTMLRDVLSAAPEVALVYPIVRREVCEAAFPGGRRTYARLQDGTFTGGNVFLLDPALIERFLPKIRQLFAMRKRPVALAGLIGWSVLLKLLVGRLRVAELERRVGEILGVPVRALVTPHAAIGVDVDQEADLTLVRARLLPEKAQGKAEAD; translated from the coding sequence ATGCAGGCCTGGAATGCCGTTGTCCTGGGTGGTGGCGACGCCCGAGATCCTTTTCCCGCGGCCCATGGCGCGGGCGTCAAGGCCCTGATCGAGCTGGCCGGTAAACCGATGGGTCAACACGTGCTGGAGGCGCTGCATGACTCGCGGCGGGTGGCGCGGGTGGTGTACGTCGGACCGCTCAATGCGGACATGCGCGCCCTGGTCGATGAGGTGGTACCCGACAGCGGCTCGCTGCTGGGCAACCTGGAAGCTGGCGTGAGGACCCTGGTGGCCTCATCCACGGAATCGGCGCGGGTGCTGGTCGTGACCGCCGATGTGCCGCTGATGACCGGCACCATGCTGCGTGACGTCCTGAGTGCCGCCCCGGAGGTCGCGCTGGTGTATCCCATCGTGCGCCGCGAGGTGTGCGAAGCGGCGTTCCCCGGGGGCAGACGAACCTATGCCCGTCTGCAGGACGGGACCTTTACCGGGGGCAACGTCTTTCTGCTCGACCCGGCATTGATCGAACGGTTCCTGCCGAAGATCCGCCAGCTGTTCGCGATGCGCAAGCGGCCGGTGGCCCTGGCCGGTCTGATCGGCTGGTCGGTGTTGCTGAAACTGCTGGTGGGACGCCTGCGCGTCGCGGAGCTGGAACGGCGGGTGGGAGAGATTCTCGGGGTGCCGGTGCGGGCGCTCGTGACCCCTCATGCGGCCATCGGTGTGGACGTGGATCAGGAGGCCGACCTGACGCTGGTGCGGGCGCGTCTGCTGCCCGAGAAGGCTCAAGGAAAGGCAGAGGCGGACTGA
- a CDS encoding ferredoxin, with amino-acid sequence MPHVITSPCIDVKDQSCTEVCPVECIYDAGEMFLIHPDECIDCGACVPACPVAAIYPEEDTPQDQLPFIAKNREFFGL; translated from the coding sequence ATGCCCCACGTGATTACCAGCCCCTGCATCGACGTCAAGGACCAGAGCTGCACCGAAGTCTGCCCGGTGGAGTGCATCTACGACGCGGGCGAGATGTTCCTGATCCATCCTGACGAGTGCATCGACTGCGGTGCCTGCGTGCCCGCCTGCCCGGTCGCGGCCATCTACCCCGAGGAAGACACCCCGCAGGACCAGCTGCCCTTCATCGCCAAAAACCGCGAATTCTTCGGCCTCTGA
- the murA gene encoding UDP-N-acetylglucosamine 1-carboxyvinyltransferase yields the protein MPSESLLVIQGGQPLHGEFVIQPSKNAALPILAATLLTRHSVTVHGVPQLSDVYTLLRILGTIGARHAWIGPHSLVIHTPEILTVQPPAELVGQLRASFTLLGALLSRAGEARLGQPGGCTFSQRPIDQHLKALRAMGARVSENNGAFHVVRPAPLSGNYLFELLTVGGTQNAILAAVLGEGQVVLENCSTDTDVVDMVNFLNALGADIHGAGTATITVSGVKELRGGEYHVIPDRLEAGTLMLAAAATRGQVTLTNVRTAHLRAVSAKLREVGVTITEHPDGTALSVDARQHRLQAVNVTATEYPGFPTDLQPIIGALLSTVRGTSILMDRIYTRTTHVAELRRMGAQIELADHVMVVTGASLRGTRVKAADIRSGAALVVAALAAQGESVIENVHFLQRGYEDLAARLTPLGAQVQHHEATLPLAMD from the coding sequence ATGCCGTCTGAAAGTTTGTTGGTCATTCAGGGTGGGCAGCCATTGCACGGCGAATTTGTCATTCAGCCCAGCAAAAACGCAGCCCTCCCCATCCTGGCAGCCACGTTGCTGACCCGCCACAGCGTCACCGTTCACGGTGTCCCGCAACTGAGCGACGTGTACACCCTGCTGCGTATCCTGGGCACCATCGGGGCCCGGCACGCCTGGATCGGCCCGCATAGCCTGGTGATTCACACCCCTGAAATCCTGACCGTGCAGCCACCCGCCGAACTCGTGGGGCAGCTGCGCGCCTCGTTCACCTTGCTGGGCGCCCTGCTTTCACGCGCCGGTGAAGCGCGCCTGGGGCAGCCCGGAGGCTGCACGTTCAGTCAGCGTCCCATCGATCAGCACCTCAAAGCCCTGCGGGCGATGGGCGCGCGGGTCAGCGAGAACAACGGTGCGTTCCACGTGGTGCGTCCTGCACCCCTGAGCGGCAATTACCTCTTCGAGCTGCTCACCGTGGGTGGAACACAGAACGCCATTCTGGCGGCCGTGCTGGGTGAAGGGCAGGTGGTGCTGGAAAACTGTTCGACCGATACCGACGTGGTGGACATGGTGAACTTTCTCAACGCCCTGGGCGCCGACATTCATGGGGCCGGCACTGCCACCATTACCGTGAGTGGCGTGAAGGAGCTGCGCGGCGGCGAATACCACGTCATTCCCGACCGCCTGGAAGCAGGCACCCTGATGCTGGCTGCCGCCGCGACACGCGGTCAGGTTACCCTCACCAACGTCCGGACCGCCCATTTGCGCGCCGTCAGCGCCAAATTGCGTGAGGTCGGCGTGACCATCACCGAGCACCCGGATGGCACTGCCCTGAGCGTCGATGCACGCCAGCACCGTCTGCAGGCCGTCAACGTCACCGCCACCGAATATCCCGGTTTCCCCACCGACCTGCAACCCATCATCGGGGCGCTGCTGTCCACGGTGCGGGGCACCAGCATCCTGATGGACCGGATCTACACCCGCACCACCCATGTTGCTGAGCTGCGCCGCATGGGTGCCCAGATCGAACTGGCCGACCACGTGATGGTCGTGACCGGCGCCTCCCTGCGGGGCACCCGGGTCAAGGCCGCTGATATTCGTTCGGGAGCGGCCCTGGTGGTGGCGGCGCTGGCCGCACAAGGTGAAAGCGTGATTGAGAATGTGCACTTTCTGCAGCGGGGCTACGAGGATCTGGCCGCGCGGTTAACCCCCCTGGGCGCGCAGGTTCAGCACCACGAAGCCACCCTGCCGCTGGCCATGGACTGA
- the tig gene encoding trigger factor yields the protein MAELIKRDGNKVEFRVTVPKADVQSAYNQVWSAVSRDVRVPGFRPGKAPRSVIEKRVGRGYIESEVRDRLLENHYPRAVRDLKLNLVDAEISPASLKEGNDFDFTVKGETYPEVKLPEWKGFQLAASAPEITDDVLERTLSDLQERNATFESVERPAEGADMVTIEELGEEGGSYPIYLDVAEEHVRAALTGKSVGDEVTIEVPAHSHGDHEHPAHSVQVKIVDIKHKQLQELNDEFAKGLNFDSLERLRTDLRGELERRARQEGDNARREEFVTQLTEGMTVDIPATMIDRRREAMLSEIQDDLGRQGVKWDEYETFMKEQDKLDDFMNDLRKNAETRVKRDLALEQLAEDLNVGMTQAELDANLNSLAQANRMTVQQLRSQLGPNGLNGYYATLVREKALSQAVARLGEAATAKADQPHAAAIEGSQEPVEEPLQQSVDEAEGAPDSSEDRNEQSE from the coding sequence ATGGCAGAGCTGATCAAACGTGACGGCAACAAAGTAGAGTTTCGCGTAACCGTTCCGAAAGCGGACGTGCAGAGCGCGTACAACCAGGTCTGGAGCGCTGTATCGCGCGATGTGCGCGTGCCCGGCTTCCGCCCTGGCAAGGCGCCTCGCAGCGTGATCGAGAAGCGCGTCGGGCGCGGTTACATCGAAAGCGAAGTGCGTGATCGCCTGCTCGAGAATCACTACCCGCGTGCCGTGCGTGACCTGAAGCTCAACCTGGTCGACGCCGAGATTTCTCCCGCGTCCCTCAAGGAAGGCAACGACTTCGACTTCACGGTGAAAGGGGAAACTTACCCGGAAGTCAAGCTGCCGGAATGGAAGGGCTTTCAGCTCGCCGCGAGCGCCCCGGAAATCACCGACGATGTACTCGAGCGTACCCTTTCTGACCTGCAGGAACGCAACGCGACCTTTGAAAGCGTGGAGCGTCCTGCTGAGGGTGCGGACATGGTCACCATTGAGGAGCTCGGTGAGGAGGGTGGCAGTTACCCGATCTACCTCGACGTGGCCGAAGAGCACGTCCGCGCGGCCCTGACCGGCAAAAGCGTCGGTGACGAGGTCACCATCGAAGTGCCCGCGCACAGCCACGGCGACCACGAGCATCCCGCGCACAGTGTGCAGGTCAAGATCGTCGATATCAAGCACAAGCAGCTGCAGGAGCTGAATGACGAGTTCGCGAAGGGCCTCAACTTCGATTCGCTCGAGCGTCTGCGCACCGACCTGCGCGGTGAGCTGGAGCGCCGCGCCCGCCAGGAAGGCGACAACGCCCGCCGCGAAGAGTTCGTGACGCAGCTGACCGAGGGCATGACGGTGGACATCCCCGCCACGATGATCGACCGCCGTCGCGAAGCGATGCTGAGTGAAATTCAGGACGACCTCGGCCGTCAGGGTGTCAAGTGGGACGAGTACGAGACGTTCATGAAAGAGCAGGACAAACTCGATGATTTCATGAACGACCTGCGCAAGAACGCCGAGACCCGCGTCAAGCGTGATCTGGCGCTCGAGCAGCTCGCCGAGGACCTGAACGTCGGCATGACCCAGGCAGAGCTCGACGCCAACCTGAATTCGCTCGCACAGGCCAACCGCATGACGGTGCAGCAGCTGCGCAGTCAGCTTGGGCCGAACGGCCTGAACGGCTACTACGCCACCCTGGTGCGTGAAAAGGCACTCTCGCAGGCCGTGGCCCGACTGGGTGAAGCAGCCACGGCCAAGGCAGATCAGCCGCACGCTGCCGCCATCGAGGGCTCTCAGGAGCCCGTCGAGGAGCCGCTGCAGCAATCGGTCGACGAGGCCGAAGGTGCGCCGGACAGCAGCGAAGACCGCAACGAACAAAGCGAATGA
- the queF gene encoding preQ(1) synthase — translation MTIQEPQNQENRTAAPQQQGFERRYDVRGLDAIDTQVLGTFAHVREDDRSVYPGEPIEIVIATDEFSPVCPWSGLPDFGKLEIRYVPRAECVELKSLKYYLTSYRFVGIYHEHATRRVLADLVKLLDPLSMTITCDYGVRGGINTVVTARYTADDAARRK, via the coding sequence ATGACCATTCAAGAACCCCAGAATCAGGAAAACCGCACGGCCGCGCCCCAGCAGCAAGGCTTCGAGCGCCGCTACGACGTGCGGGGGCTCGACGCCATCGACACGCAGGTTCTCGGCACCTTCGCGCACGTGCGCGAAGACGACCGCAGCGTGTACCCGGGCGAGCCGATCGAGATCGTGATCGCCACCGACGAATTCAGCCCGGTGTGCCCCTGGAGCGGTCTGCCCGACTTCGGCAAGCTGGAGATCCGCTACGTGCCGCGCGCGGAGTGTGTGGAGCTCAAGAGCCTCAAGTACTACCTCACCAGCTACCGCTTTGTGGGAATCTACCACGAGCACGCCACGCGCCGGGTGCTGGCCGACCTCGTGAAGCTGCTCGATCCGCTGAGCATGACCATCACCTGCGATTACGGGGTGCGTGGCGGAATCAATACCGTGGTGACCGCACGCTATACGGCAGACGACGCGGCGCGCAGAAAGTAG
- a CDS encoding 6-pyruvoyl trahydropterin synthase family protein yields MPWKLSTEFTFDSAHTIVGYDGPCGRLHGHTYRVRLELQSGRLRPSAHVKRNIMVADYRTLKWAKKDVEAGGLDHAYLNDIAELGDDTTAEVIAQFIHCHTLQRVREALEAGDDGADLQLKVTVWETPDSACEYWE; encoded by the coding sequence GTGCCCTGGAAGCTCAGCACCGAATTCACCTTTGACAGCGCCCACACCATCGTCGGCTACGACGGTCCCTGTGGGCGGCTGCACGGCCACACCTACCGGGTACGCCTGGAGCTGCAGTCCGGGCGTCTGCGGCCCAGCGCGCATGTCAAGCGCAACATCATGGTCGCCGATTACCGCACCCTCAAGTGGGCCAAAAAAGACGTGGAAGCGGGCGGACTCGACCACGCCTACCTGAACGATATTGCCGAACTGGGCGATGACACCACGGCCGAGGTGATCGCGCAGTTCATTCACTGCCACACCCTGCAGCGCGTGCGCGAGGCCCTGGAAGCGGGCGACGACGGTGCGGACCTGCAGCTGAAGGTCACCGTGTGGGAAACGCCCGACAGCGCCTGCGAGTACTGGGAATGA
- a CDS encoding 7-carboxy-7-deazaguanine synthase QueE, whose product MKYPVHERFYTWQGEGVHLGRAAYFVRLYGCPQACPWCDSAGTWHTEFRPERVSLMTPREIAAGVERESPSGAVVVVTGGEPILFDLAPLVGELHALGRAVHLETSGIAELRGEIDWVTLSPKPFGTWPLPSVVARTDEVKIIVHDVLDIDAGLRTLSGLRDDAVIWLHPEWSKARDRDRRVLNAITEAVKQNPRLRAGYQMHKLYRADDLDANSVKTLIPLGGNPELGY is encoded by the coding sequence ATGAAATACCCGGTTCACGAGCGCTTCTATACCTGGCAGGGCGAGGGTGTCCACCTGGGGCGCGCTGCTTATTTCGTGCGGCTGTACGGCTGCCCGCAGGCGTGCCCCTGGTGCGACAGTGCGGGCACCTGGCACACGGAATTCCGCCCCGAGCGCGTTTCGCTGATGACGCCTCGGGAAATCGCGGCCGGCGTGGAGCGCGAAAGCCCTTCGGGTGCGGTCGTGGTGGTGACCGGCGGCGAGCCGATCTTGTTCGACCTCGCTCCCCTGGTGGGGGAACTGCACGCTTTGGGCCGCGCCGTGCACTTGGAAACGAGCGGCATTGCCGAGCTGCGCGGCGAGATCGACTGGGTGACGCTGTCCCCAAAGCCCTTCGGAACGTGGCCGTTGCCTTCGGTCGTCGCGCGGACCGATGAAGTCAAGATCATCGTGCACGACGTTTTGGACATCGACGCCGGCTTGAGGACACTGAGCGGCCTGCGCGACGACGCGGTGATCTGGCTGCACCCCGAGTGGAGCAAGGCCCGCGACCGCGACCGCAGGGTGCTGAACGCCATCACGGAGGCCGTGAAGCAAAATCCCCGTTTACGCGCCGGCTACCAGATGCACAAGCTGTACCGGGCCGACGACCTTGATGCGAACAGCGTCAAGACGCTCATTCCACTGGGGGGCAACCCAGAACTGGGGTACTGA
- the queC gene encoding 7-cyano-7-deazaguanine synthase QueC, whose amino-acid sequence MTAAAPAKRAVVLLSGGLDSSTTLAMAVRRDGYEVSALSFRYGQRHTVELECAASIAQHFGAQHQVVDINISQWGASALTDERIDVPTDGTPDGVIPPTYVPGRNTVFIALGLSLAEAIDAECIYLGINAVDYSGYPDCRPEYLAAYQRLADLATRSGLEGRGARLVAPLVMMTKTDIVRAALELGVPIEQTWSCYQGGEEPCGVCDSCRIRDKALIEAGHGELASRQGRARLGL is encoded by the coding sequence ATGACGGCTGCAGCACCTGCAAAACGCGCGGTGGTTTTACTTTCAGGTGGACTCGATTCCAGCACCACGCTGGCGATGGCCGTCAGGCGTGACGGCTACGAGGTGAGCGCGCTGTCGTTTCGTTACGGGCAGCGGCATACCGTCGAGCTGGAATGCGCGGCGAGTATCGCGCAGCATTTCGGAGCGCAGCACCAGGTGGTGGACATCAACATCTCACAGTGGGGTGCGAGTGCCCTGACCGACGAACGCATCGACGTGCCCACGGACGGCACGCCGGACGGCGTGATTCCGCCCACCTATGTTCCCGGGCGCAATACCGTCTTTATCGCACTGGGGCTCTCGCTGGCAGAAGCGATCGACGCCGAGTGCATCTACCTGGGAATCAATGCCGTGGATTACAGCGGTTACCCGGACTGTCGGCCGGAGTACCTGGCGGCCTACCAGAGGCTGGCGGACCTGGCGACCAGAAGTGGACTGGAGGGACGTGGTGCGCGACTCGTTGCTCCTCTGGTGATGATGACCAAGACCGACATCGTCAGGGCCGCGCTGGAGCTGGGTGTGCCGATCGAGCAGACCTGGAGCTGCTATCAGGGCGGCGAGGAACCTTGCGGCGTGTGCGACAGCTGCCGCATCCGGGACAAGGCGCTGATCGAGGCCGGTCACGGAGAACTGGCGTCCCGCCAGGGACGCGCCCGGCTTGGCTTGTGA
- a CDS encoding single-stranded DNA-binding protein: MLHIEFTTDLGAKVTVDVEGPETLLDVQRRYGKQGWYSGDVPAGGFQFPLDNEADFDWSLLGGRKFVLEDGEEAVYCRGSVWKRRELAAVDTRKLRLPAAVKYSRGARPTDPEHLREKSDGDIEYVTLAIFRSGRRNPNYALPGEASLPVRGAGQPVRRR, translated from the coding sequence ATGTTACACATTGAATTCACCACGGACCTCGGGGCCAAGGTCACCGTCGATGTTGAAGGCCCCGAAACGCTTTTGGACGTTCAGCGGCGCTATGGAAAACAGGGCTGGTACTCCGGTGACGTTCCCGCCGGTGGATTTCAGTTCCCGCTCGACAATGAGGCCGATTTCGACTGGTCGCTTCTCGGTGGACGGAAATTTGTGCTGGAAGACGGAGAAGAAGCAGTGTATTGCCGTGGTTCGGTCTGGAAGCGGCGGGAGCTGGCGGCAGTCGACACCCGAAAGCTGCGCCTGCCCGCTGCCGTGAAGTACTCACGCGGCGCGCGTCCCACCGATCCCGAGCACCTGCGCGAAAAAAGTGACGGCGACATCGAATACGTCACGCTGGCGATCTTCCGCAGCGGACGCCGCAATCCCAATTACGCCCTGCCCGGTGAAGCGAGCCTGCCGGTGCGTGGGGCCGGGCAGCCGGTCCGGCGCCGCTGA
- a CDS encoding serine/threonine-protein kinase: MPLAGTLVDGRYRLVRPLGHGASSVVYFAVGTDGLPYAVKLFPPELSRRAEREYDTAAHLVHPRIGQVHKRVQIEGRPSLILSFARGRVLFQRYTQRPALQTERKPYLLTLAHVLEALAYLHGHGLVHRDLKPENIIVDGDGSAKVVDFDLSGPIRENFGTPVRIGTLAFQSPEATRGEPLGTESDLYGVGLLLYWGLHGELPEEGAPLPPSPDPLDALRVQLMMPEREQRLASAAEARRQLLQLAGLPY, translated from the coding sequence ATGCCGCTTGCCGGAACGCTCGTTGACGGGCGCTATCGTCTGGTTCGTCCGCTGGGACACGGGGCGAGCAGCGTCGTGTATTTTGCGGTCGGCACCGACGGCCTGCCTTACGCAGTCAAGCTGTTTCCGCCGGAGCTTTCAAGACGGGCCGAACGCGAGTACGACACCGCCGCGCACCTGGTGCACCCGCGCATCGGGCAGGTTCACAAACGCGTGCAGATCGAAGGGCGGCCCAGCCTGATTCTCAGCTTTGCGCGGGGACGGGTACTGTTTCAGCGCTATACACAGCGTCCCGCGCTGCAAACCGAGCGCAAGCCGTACCTGCTGACCCTGGCGCACGTGCTCGAAGCACTCGCTTACCTGCACGGGCACGGACTGGTACACCGCGACCTCAAACCCGAAAACATCATCGTCGACGGCGATGGCAGTGCCAAAGTGGTGGATTTCGATTTGTCCGGCCCGATCCGCGAGAATTTCGGCACACCCGTCCGTATCGGCACGCTGGCCTTTCAGTCTCCCGAAGCGACGCGCGGCGAGCCGCTGGGCACCGAGAGCGATCTGTACGGCGTGGGTCTGCTGCTGTACTGGGGACTGCACGGCGAGTTGCCCGAGGAGGGCGCGCCACTGCCGCCTTCCCCGGACCCGCTGGATGCGCTGCGCGTTCAGCTGATGATGCCCGAACGCGAGCAGCGCCTCGCGTCGGCCGCCGAGGCCCGCCGGCAACTTCTGCAACTGGCGGGCCTGCCCTACTGA
- the lepB gene encoding signal peptidase I, with protein sequence MTQPKAKPSFLQRLWRELLEPIVFAVVITQFIATLVGVDGVSMMPNLRHHERVLVPKYETWLHKAGIGDFSRGDILVFKPPAEAGTRSFLGLWNFRPFLIKRLIALPGDTVRIENGVVFVNGERLNGSFTTDYWQQQGCWDTESEIAVNVQSGVQGIVETQQEFTVPQGHYFLMGDNRTATGSEDSRLFGPVPMRDIAGRAAMVVWPIMRQENASYNCDLAGASPDRYVTYSGESKLNWRLLSRPPAFRELNVR encoded by the coding sequence ATGACGCAACCCAAAGCCAAGCCCTCTTTCCTGCAACGCCTGTGGCGCGAATTGCTCGAACCGATCGTGTTCGCCGTGGTGATCACGCAGTTCATCGCCACCCTGGTCGGCGTGGACGGGGTGAGCATGATGCCCAATCTGCGCCATCACGAGCGGGTGCTGGTCCCCAAATATGAAACCTGGCTGCACAAGGCCGGCATCGGAGATTTCTCGCGCGGTGACATTCTGGTGTTCAAGCCGCCTGCCGAAGCGGGTACGCGCAGCTTTCTGGGTTTGTGGAACTTCCGCCCCTTTTTGATCAAACGCCTGATTGCCCTGCCGGGAGACACCGTGCGAATCGAGAATGGGGTGGTGTTTGTCAATGGTGAGCGGCTGAACGGCAGCTTCACCACCGATTACTGGCAGCAGCAGGGCTGCTGGGACACCGAGAGCGAAATCGCCGTCAACGTTCAGAGTGGCGTGCAGGGCATCGTCGAAACACAGCAGGAATTCACCGTGCCTCAGGGTCACTACTTTCTGATGGGCGATAACCGCACGGCGACGGGCAGCGAAGACTCCCGCCTGTTCGGCCCGGTGCCCATGCGGGACATCGCCGGACGCGCCGCCATGGTGGTGTGGCCGATCATGCGACAGGAAAACGCGAGCTACAACTGCGACCTCGCCGGCGCGTCCCCGGATCGCTACGTCACCTACAGCGGCGAGAGCAAGCTCAACTGGCGTCTGCTGAGCCGCCCCCCCGCCTTTCGGGAACTCAACGTCCGCTGA
- a CDS encoding DUF503 domain-containing protein, whose protein sequence is MLGYIGTYTCRLEMPWVDNLKEKRALVRPVVERLKSRFPVSVARLDGLDSHDWEVIGAVTISSDPQWIEETLHKVAEFVAGNGEYRVTDETFDVLPLE, encoded by the coding sequence ATGTTGGGTTACATCGGAACGTACACCTGCCGCCTGGAAATGCCGTGGGTGGACAACCTGAAGGAAAAGCGCGCGCTGGTCCGTCCTGTGGTCGAACGTCTCAAGTCACGCTTTCCCGTGTCGGTCGCGCGTCTTGACGGCCTTGACAGCCACGATTGGGAAGTGATCGGGGCGGTGACCATTTCGAGCGATCCTCAGTGGATCGAGGAAACCTTGCATAAGGTTGCCGAGTTCGTCGCGGGCAACGGCGAGTACCGGGTCACCGACGAGACCTTTGACGTGCTGCCCCTGGAGTGA
- a CDS encoding DUF1999 domain-containing protein translates to MLYRAFTPADFGPLVDLDLTVLRREDPLFDTLSEREREGRVRTSLAALRFYERSEHSFVAEEDGELRGAIFAQSVWQGDRPTVLVTRLWLARPADADVTSGLLRACSKSAYDAAIYELHLGVTAELQEGAAREHFREQGVYAVRLLGSRADSAPGREMKRHHES, encoded by the coding sequence ATGCTGTACCGCGCTTTCACTCCCGCCGATTTTGGTCCCCTGGTGGACCTCGACCTGACCGTCCTGCGCCGCGAAGATCCTCTCTTTGACACCCTGAGCGAGCGCGAACGCGAAGGGCGCGTGCGCACCTCCCTGGCGGCCCTGCGGTTTTACGAGCGCAGCGAGCACTCTTTCGTGGCCGAGGAGGATGGGGAACTGCGCGGCGCCATCTTTGCCCAGAGCGTCTGGCAGGGCGACCGGCCCACCGTGCTGGTGACCCGGCTGTGGCTGGCACGCCCGGCGGACGCCGACGTGACTTCCGGACTGCTGCGCGCCTGCTCGAAAAGTGCATACGACGCGGCCATCTACGAACTTCATCTGGGAGTTACGGCTGAGCTGCAAGAAGGCGCGGCACGTGAACACTTTCGCGAGCAGGGGGTATATGCGGTGCGCCTTTTGGGATCACGGGCGGACTCAGCCCCAGGCCGTGAAATGAAACGTCATCATGAGTCATGA
- the pth gene encoding aminoacyl-tRNA hydrolase — MKLIVGLGNPGAQYAATRHNVGWLVVDELARQGEQTWRKDRDAEVCEVRLGAQKVLLVKPQTFMNTSGRAVVPLVRFYKLALSDLLVVQDDLDSPFGLLKVRLGGRSGGQNGLKDIIRGLGSEDFARLKIGISRPPPGWDVSGWVLSKWRAEEEATLRTLIDLGTRAAAIWAESGLLEAQRAFNGTDLRPKPPTPEKIAAAARDAAATGESSGS; from the coding sequence TTGAAGCTGATCGTCGGGCTGGGCAATCCCGGCGCGCAATACGCCGCGACGCGTCACAATGTCGGCTGGCTGGTCGTGGACGAACTGGCCCGGCAGGGAGAGCAGACCTGGCGCAAAGACCGGGATGCCGAGGTGTGTGAAGTGCGGCTGGGAGCACAAAAAGTATTGCTGGTCAAGCCGCAGACTTTCATGAATACCTCGGGCCGGGCAGTCGTGCCGCTCGTGCGTTTTTACAAGCTGGCGCTGAGCGACCTGCTGGTCGTTCAGGACGACCTCGATTCACCGTTCGGATTGTTGAAAGTGCGCCTGGGAGGACGCTCGGGTGGTCAGAACGGCCTGAAGGACATCATCCGGGGCCTGGGGAGCGAGGACTTTGCCCGCCTGAAGATCGGAATTTCTCGTCCGCCTCCCGGCTGGGATGTCAGCGGCTGGGTGCTGTCCAAATGGCGCGCGGAAGAAGAAGCCACCTTGCGCACGCTCATCGATCTGGGAACGCGCGCCGCCGCGATCTGGGCCGAAAGTGGCCTGCTCGAAGCGCAGCGGGCCTTCAACGGCACGGACCTTCGGCCGAAGCCTCCCACTCCCGAAAAGATTGCCGCAGCGGCTCGGGACGCTGCGGCAACCGGAGAGTCATCTGGGAGTTAA